From one Sulfurimonas sp. HSL-3221 genomic stretch:
- a CDS encoding alpha-E domain-containing protein yields the protein MDQLLSTNVATNLYWFGRHLQRVETTLVDVIEIFDCVIDTDKDAGRRYFEHLEIELDYANASQFLDNAIFGDHPSNLAEIMRFARENAIISRAYIDTDAFGETIHLAELFDHASKSAVFVDYRFVDDALSLINEIWGSMNRGLIRCKSDHFVRLGKLTEKVDLHLRHGKDGKEPVEYLNNILQTAQKIAPDAKLAISRTDEEANLDAINALIDELVVY from the coding sequence ATGGATCAACTTCTGAGCACCAACGTCGCCACCAATCTCTACTGGTTCGGACGCCACCTCCAGCGCGTCGAAACAACCCTCGTTGACGTCATCGAGATCTTCGACTGCGTCATCGACACGGACAAGGACGCCGGCAGGCGCTATTTCGAGCACCTCGAGATCGAACTCGACTACGCCAACGCCTCCCAGTTCCTAGACAACGCCATCTTCGGGGACCACCCCTCCAACCTGGCGGAGATCATGCGTTTCGCCCGCGAAAACGCGATCATCTCCCGGGCCTATATCGATACGGACGCCTTCGGCGAGACGATCCACCTCGCCGAGCTTTTCGACCACGCCTCGAAAAGCGCCGTCTTCGTCGATTACCGCTTCGTCGACGACGCCCTCTCGCTGATCAACGAAATCTGGGGCAGCATGAACCGCGGCCTGATCCGTTGCAAAAGCGACCACTTCGTCCGCCTGGGCAAACTGACCGAAAAGGTCGACCTCCACCTCCGTCACGGCAAGGACGGGAAGGAGCCGGTCGAGTACCTCAACAACATTCTGCAGACGGCGCAAAAGATCGCGCCCGATGCGAAACTTGCCATTTCCAGAACCGACGAAGAGGCCAACCTCGACGCCATCAACGCCCTCATCGACGAGCTCGTCGTCTACTGA
- a CDS encoding TetR/AcrR family transcriptional regulator has product MKRQDSRARLLDAAFAEVYKNGYHGTGTAVILKAAGVPKGSMYHFFASKKELVLAVSQERIVPKMDDFFDFARLPGENIFQTFARIFAKMQNHTALIANGCPLHRLLVEMAPLDPDFEAVLTKAYHHFIDKLSLALEAAIADGELVAFDTKAFARFFITSTWGEISLPPSLSSKESFGHHAQYLTIVLEHYRR; this is encoded by the coding sequence ATGAAGCGCCAGGACTCAAGAGCGCGGCTGCTGGACGCCGCCTTTGCTGAAGTCTACAAGAACGGCTATCACGGTACCGGCACCGCCGTCATCCTCAAGGCCGCCGGGGTGCCCAAGGGGAGCATGTACCACTTTTTCGCTTCCAAAAAGGAGCTGGTACTGGCCGTGAGCCAGGAGCGCATCGTCCCGAAAATGGACGACTTCTTCGACTTTGCGCGCCTGCCGGGCGAAAACATTTTTCAAACCTTTGCACGCATATTTGCGAAGATGCAGAACCACACCGCCCTCATCGCCAACGGCTGCCCTCTGCACCGCCTACTCGTGGAGATGGCCCCGCTCGACCCCGACTTTGAAGCCGTCCTGACAAAGGCCTACCACCATTTTATCGACAAGCTCTCTCTGGCGCTGGAAGCCGCCATTGCAGACGGTGAACTCGTAGCGTTTGACACCAAAGCCTTCGCCCGCTTCTTTATCACCTCCACCTGGGGAGAGATATCGCTGCCTCCCTCCCTCTCTTCGAAAGAATCGTTTGGACACCACGCCCAGTACCTGACAATCGTACTGGAACACTATCGGCGATAA
- a CDS encoding alpha-E domain-containing protein, producing the protein MNAVHVPPVDRDPKHLWTFNAITLFKRLRDYLNGYADYRQYPSIKFVETWPQHSHKHQLLTTYVATNLYWFGRHLQRVETTLIDVLELFNAVIDTDKEAGVRYFEHLDIELEYKSAQDFLQKAVFGDHPANLATIMSNARENAIICRPYLDAEAFGETIRLYNLLDTYAKTDTKVDYRFIGDALSLINEVWGIMARGLLRRKSDQFIRLGKLTEKVDLHLRHGKNGNESVVYLHNILITAQRIAPEAEMPIDEKDDEANLDAINDLFENLVVV; encoded by the coding sequence ATGAACGCAGTACATGTTCCCCCCGTCGACCGAGATCCAAAGCATCTCTGGACGTTCAACGCCATCACCCTTTTTAAACGGCTCCGAGACTATCTTAACGGCTATGCCGACTACCGGCAGTACCCGAGCATAAAGTTTGTCGAAACCTGGCCCCAGCACAGTCATAAACACCAGCTGCTCACCACCTACGTCGCCACCAACCTCTACTGGTTCGGCCGCCACCTCCAGCGCGTCGAAACGACCCTGATCGACGTGCTGGAGCTCTTCAACGCGGTGATTGACACGGACAAAGAAGCCGGCGTACGCTACTTCGAGCATCTGGACATTGAGCTGGAGTACAAGAGCGCGCAGGATTTCCTTCAAAAGGCCGTCTTCGGCGACCACCCCGCAAACCTCGCCACCATTATGAGCAACGCCCGAGAAAACGCCATCATCTGCCGTCCCTATCTCGACGCGGAAGCCTTCGGGGAGACGATCAGGCTCTACAACCTCCTCGACACCTATGCCAAGACCGATACCAAGGTCGACTACCGTTTCATCGGGGATGCCCTCTCGCTCATCAACGAGGTGTGGGGGATCATGGCCCGTGGTCTTCTGCGGCGCAAAAGCGACCAGTTCATCCGCCTGGGCAAACTGACCGAGAAAGTCGACCTGCACCTGCGCCACGGCAAGAACGGCAACGAATCGGTCGTCTACCTGCACAATATTCTCATCACTGCGCAGCGGATCGCCCCGGAGGCGGAGATGCCCATCGACGAAAAAGATGATGAGGCCAACCTCGATGCTATCAACGACCTCTTCGAGAACCTGGTAGTGGTTTAG
- a CDS encoding circularly permuted type 2 ATP-grasp protein, with protein sequence MDKFAVNFNLYKDGNFIERSLPFDVIPRIISKEEFGKMQRGLEQRITALNLFLEDLYTEAKIVKDGIVPEAFIHQAKGYLKEFVGFSPSQKIRTHINGIDLVKDTKNDEWVILEDNLRVPSGASYPLSIRDTYRKIYPEFFEELKIEPIKQYSSYLRNAMDYVNTGGINVVLTPGRYNSAYYEHSYLAGEIGAELVRAAELVVENKVLYFKNYDGRRIRVGAVYRRLDDDFLDPKFFNPESLIGVPGIIEAYLAGNVAIMNAVGNGVADDKGIYYFVPQMIKYYLNEEPIMQNAPTYLPYFEKDKKYIFDNIDKLVVKDVAEAGGYGVMFGHAMSKIQLDDLKTIIEANPRRFIAQELVEFYDEECLINGELSPRKADFRAYVVMGEKVNVWECGLTRYAMEAGNYLVNSSQGGGFKDTWVMEL encoded by the coding sequence ATGGATAAGTTCGCTGTCAATTTCAATCTCTATAAAGACGGCAATTTCATCGAGCGTTCACTCCCCTTCGACGTCATTCCCCGCATCATCTCCAAGGAGGAGTTCGGCAAGATGCAGCGCGGCCTCGAGCAGCGCATCACGGCACTGAACCTCTTCCTGGAAGACCTCTATACCGAGGCCAAGATCGTCAAGGACGGCATCGTCCCCGAAGCCTTCATCCACCAGGCCAAAGGGTACCTCAAGGAGTTCGTCGGTTTCTCCCCGTCGCAGAAGATCAGGACCCATATCAACGGCATCGACCTCGTCAAGGATACCAAGAACGACGAATGGGTCATCCTCGAGGACAACCTGCGCGTGCCCAGCGGGGCGAGCTATCCGCTCTCCATCCGCGACACCTACCGCAAGATCTACCCGGAGTTCTTCGAAGAGCTGAAGATCGAACCGATCAAGCAGTACTCCTCCTATCTGCGCAACGCGATGGATTACGTCAATACCGGCGGCATCAACGTCGTTCTGACCCCGGGGCGCTACAACTCCGCGTATTACGAACACAGCTACCTCGCCGGAGAGATCGGGGCCGAACTGGTCCGCGCCGCCGAACTGGTCGTGGAGAACAAGGTCCTCTACTTTAAAAACTACGACGGGCGGCGCATCCGCGTCGGGGCGGTCTACCGCCGCCTTGACGACGACTTTCTCGACCCCAAGTTTTTCAACCCCGAAAGCCTCATCGGGGTGCCCGGCATCATCGAAGCCTACCTCGCGGGCAACGTGGCGATCATGAATGCCGTCGGCAACGGGGTGGCGGACGACAAGGGGATCTACTACTTCGTACCGCAGATGATCAAATACTACCTGAACGAAGAGCCCATCATGCAGAACGCGCCGACTTACCTTCCCTATTTCGAAAAGGACAAAAAATACATCTTCGACAACATCGACAAGCTCGTTGTCAAGGATGTCGCGGAAGCCGGCGGATACGGCGTCATGTTCGGGCACGCCATGTCCAAGATCCAGCTCGATGACCTCAAGACGATCATCGAGGCCAACCCCCGCCGTTTTATCGCCCAGGAGCTCGTTGAGTTCTACGACGAAGAGTGTCTCATCAACGGGGAACTGAGTCCCCGCAAAGCGGACTTCCGCGCCTATGTCGTCATGGGCGAGAAGGTCAATGTCTGGGAGTGCGGGCTGACACGCTATGCGATGGAAGCGGGCAACTACCTCGTCAACTCGTCCCAGGGCGGCGGGTTCAAAGATACATGGGTCATGGAGCTCTAA
- a CDS encoding M14 family metallopeptidase, producing the protein MKKIEILKLESLSRAPMVVEGYLFEGSDPDAPSVAVIGAMEGATTLPLYSASKLVDFLRNKLGSEKILGNILVIPSVNHYALNINERFWPLDKTDINMMFPGYNEGETTQRIAHRLFEAVQDYDYGIILETRTDLATCLPYVKLFKTGYEDVKSARWLGLKVIHHREPESIETVSLQYNWQLWGAKACSVVCPHEPLIDPESARVIMDSLINFLSHSGIIRYEAFNGYNSTVVTRERIEVIKSPRSGIFIPTQTPGTTVSKDETIGKIVHSLEGEVIHRFLAPCDGMITCIYMHSLIFENAVAYRIAKIH; encoded by the coding sequence ATGAAAAAAATTGAGATCCTGAAACTCGAGTCCCTCAGCCGCGCGCCGATGGTCGTCGAGGGGTACCTCTTCGAAGGGAGCGACCCCGATGCCCCCAGCGTCGCCGTTATCGGCGCCATGGAGGGGGCGACGACCCTGCCGCTGTATAGCGCGTCGAAGCTGGTCGATTTCCTGCGCAACAAACTCGGAAGCGAAAAGATCCTGGGCAATATCCTCGTCATCCCCTCCGTCAACCACTACGCCCTCAACATCAACGAACGTTTCTGGCCCCTGGACAAGACCGACATCAACATGATGTTCCCGGGCTACAACGAGGGCGAAACGACGCAGCGCATCGCCCACCGCCTCTTCGAAGCGGTCCAGGACTACGACTACGGCATCATCCTGGAGACGCGGACCGACCTCGCCACCTGCCTGCCCTACGTCAAACTCTTCAAGACCGGATACGAAGATGTGAAAAGCGCCCGCTGGCTGGGGCTCAAGGTCATTCACCACCGCGAACCCGAATCGATCGAGACGGTGTCGCTGCAGTACAACTGGCAGCTCTGGGGGGCCAAGGCGTGTTCCGTAGTCTGCCCCCATGAACCCCTGATCGACCCCGAATCCGCCCGGGTCATCATGGATAGCCTCATCAACTTCCTCAGCCACAGCGGCATCATCCGCTACGAGGCATTCAACGGCTACAACTCGACCGTCGTGACCCGCGAACGCATCGAGGTCATCAAAAGCCCCCGCAGCGGAATCTTTATCCCGACGCAGACACCCGGGACGACGGTCTCCAAGGATGAGACGATCGGCAAGATCGTCCACTCACTCGAAGGGGAGGTCATCCACCGTTTCCTCGCCCCCTGCGACGGCATGATCACCTGTATCTATATGCACTCGCTGATCTTCGAGAATGCCGTCGCCTACCGCATCGCGAAGATCCATTAG
- a CDS encoding M14 family metallopeptidase, protein MNPEITEIFSSELPVGETLRIQRARFAPETVRPDAKRISVVSGIHGDELEGQLVIYLLAAWLREHPEALRGTVDIYPAVNSLGVDTIIRGFPLYEIDLNRAFPGARNDFLPAQVVHALAGDVEGSDIAIDIHSSNIFLREIPQIRINKAFSETTLPLAKQLNCDFIWIHDAVTVLEATFSHTMNERGTKTLVVEMGVGMRLTKAYGRQLLRGILNLMQQEGIIETPTEFKVREPFTSEVGEVFYINAPAAGLFVPALDHCEVIEKEQWIGDIVDPLSGAVRESLYAPNGGVLFTLREYPVVYEGSLLARIFGEPDEKN, encoded by the coding sequence ATGAACCCGGAAATTACGGAAATCTTCTCTTCCGAGCTCCCGGTGGGAGAGACGCTGCGCATCCAGCGCGCCCGTTTCGCACCGGAAACAGTGCGTCCGGATGCCAAGCGCATCAGCGTTGTCAGCGGGATACACGGCGACGAGCTCGAAGGGCAGCTCGTCATCTACCTCCTGGCCGCCTGGCTGCGCGAGCACCCCGAGGCGCTGCGTGGGACCGTCGACATCTACCCCGCCGTCAACTCCCTGGGAGTCGACACCATTATCCGCGGTTTCCCCCTTTACGAGATCGACCTCAACCGCGCTTTCCCGGGGGCGCGCAACGATTTCCTGCCCGCGCAGGTGGTGCATGCCCTGGCCGGGGACGTCGAAGGCAGCGACATCGCCATCGACATTCACTCTTCCAACATTTTCCTGCGCGAGATCCCGCAGATCCGGATCAACAAGGCGTTCTCGGAGACGACCCTTCCCCTGGCCAAACAGCTCAACTGCGACTTCATCTGGATCCACGACGCCGTCACGGTCCTCGAAGCGACCTTTTCGCATACGATGAACGAACGGGGGACGAAAACCCTTGTCGTCGAGATGGGGGTGGGCATGCGGTTGACGAAGGCCTACGGGCGGCAGCTGCTGCGGGGGATCCTGAACCTGATGCAACAAGAGGGGATCATCGAAACCCCGACGGAGTTCAAGGTCCGCGAGCCGTTCACCTCCGAGGTCGGGGAGGTGTTTTACATTAACGCCCCCGCCGCCGGTCTTTTTGTCCCCGCCCTTGACCACTGCGAAGTGATTGAAAAAGAACAGTGGATCGGCGACATCGTCGACCCCCTCAGCGGGGCGGTGCGCGAATCCCTCTATGCCCCCAACGGCGGCGTTTTGTTCACCCTGCGCGAATACCCTGTCGTCTACGAGGGGTCCCTGCTCGCACGGATTTTCGGAGAGCCCGATGAAAAAAATTGA
- a CDS encoding YiiD C-terminal domain-containing protein: MEAADIPFARHIGLEQEKGSVSLGFSGTVMNHLNTIHASAQFALAETQSGLYLQTLFPELEGKVVPLLREAQIRYRKPAAAKIVASASVDDSAVETFRDQFGRKGRGSIRVDVAVTDVNGVLTSQGAFTWFIQTL; encoded by the coding sequence TTGGAAGCCGCCGATATACCATTTGCACGCCATATTGGGCTTGAACAGGAGAAGGGGAGCGTGTCGCTGGGGTTCAGCGGCACGGTGATGAACCATCTCAATACGATACACGCCAGCGCACAGTTCGCCCTGGCGGAGACCCAGAGCGGTCTGTACCTGCAGACGCTCTTCCCCGAACTGGAGGGAAAAGTCGTTCCTCTTTTGCGGGAGGCGCAGATACGTTACAGAAAACCCGCCGCGGCAAAGATCGTCGCGTCCGCGTCAGTGGACGATTCGGCGGTCGAAACGTTCAGAGATCAGTTTGGCAGAAAGGGAAGGGGGTCTATCCGGGTCGATGTCGCTGTGACGGACGTCAACGGCGTGTTGACGTCGCAGGGCGCTTTTACATGGTTCATCCAGACGCTCTGA
- a CDS encoding molybdopterin oxidoreductase family protein yields MKIKSVCGYCGVGCGIEYDTRRLVGDIDYPVNEGLVCSKGASELHTIETPTRLLRPKLRKAYEDFTEISWEMAIETIVHNIRSTSPERIGFYLSGQMLTEDYYVANKLGKGFLGTNNVDTNSRTCMASAVVAHKKVFGVDYVPVRMEEIEHCDLLIMIGANPAEAHVVFNNKIKKAKKEGLKTVVIDPRRTETAEQADLHLPIRVGTDIDFLSLVARRIVDDGKTDNAFLDAHVNGFDAYLKKIKKIPTKKLLKRCGLEESDFEAFMELFYESENVISAWTMGLNQSAQGVDKNLALINLHLLTGKINRPGNGPFSLTGQPNAMGGREVGGLATTLAVHLDFNEESIAKVSEFWGAQNIAPAPGLTAFEMIEAAERRELDVLIICHTDPVYHLPNRSRVEAALKKVPFIVEINAYDDSETKPFAHLRLPAAPWGEKEGTQTNMDRSITRQERLTRRSIDCKPDWEIFSMIGRAMGFVRAFDYQNAEAIWDEYRRMTALSPKGHMDISGVDAASLKNGGYVWGEGLFDDNEFLTPDGRANLIFVQNERRSESSSLEFPYLLTTGRTRDQWHSGTKTAFVDRLLKHKPLSYIEINSEDAQSAGIADGDKVKVTTARGALVFEAKVTENIREKTLFVPVTDRRINYLTNDLLDPESKEPDYNHNAAKLEKWSG; encoded by the coding sequence ATGAAAATCAAATCCGTCTGCGGATACTGCGGAGTGGGCTGCGGCATTGAGTACGACACCCGGCGCCTCGTCGGCGACATCGATTACCCCGTCAACGAGGGACTCGTCTGCTCCAAAGGGGCCAGCGAGCTGCACACCATCGAGACACCGACGCGGCTGCTGCGCCCCAAGCTGCGCAAAGCCTATGAAGACTTTACGGAGATCTCCTGGGAGATGGCCATCGAGACGATCGTCCACAACATCCGCTCCACCTCCCCCGAGCGGATCGGCTTCTACCTCTCGGGCCAGATGCTCACCGAGGACTACTACGTCGCCAACAAGCTCGGCAAGGGGTTCCTCGGGACCAACAACGTCGATACCAACTCGCGCACCTGCATGGCCAGCGCCGTCGTCGCCCACAAGAAGGTCTTCGGCGTCGACTACGTCCCCGTCCGGATGGAGGAGATCGAACACTGCGACCTGCTGATCATGATCGGGGCGAACCCCGCCGAAGCGCACGTCGTTTTCAACAACAAGATAAAAAAAGCGAAAAAAGAGGGGCTAAAAACCGTCGTCATCGACCCGCGCCGCACGGAGACGGCCGAGCAGGCCGACCTCCACCTCCCCATCCGCGTTGGCACCGACATCGACTTCCTCAGCCTCGTCGCGCGCCGCATCGTCGACGATGGCAAAACCGACAACGCCTTCCTCGACGCGCACGTCAACGGGTTTGACGCCTACCTCAAAAAGATCAAGAAGATCCCGACGAAGAAACTGCTCAAACGGTGCGGGTTAGAAGAATCGGACTTCGAAGCCTTCATGGAACTCTTTTACGAGAGCGAGAACGTCATCTCCGCCTGGACGATGGGGCTGAACCAGAGCGCGCAGGGGGTCGACAAGAACCTCGCGCTCATCAACCTCCACCTGCTCACCGGCAAGATCAACCGTCCCGGCAACGGCCCCTTCTCCCTGACCGGTCAGCCCAATGCCATGGGGGGCCGCGAGGTCGGGGGGCTGGCGACAACCCTCGCGGTGCACCTGGATTTCAACGAGGAGTCCATTGCCAAGGTGAGCGAATTCTGGGGGGCGCAGAACATCGCCCCCGCCCCGGGACTGACGGCCTTCGAGATGATCGAAGCGGCCGAACGGCGCGAACTCGACGTCCTTATCATCTGCCACACCGACCCCGTCTACCACCTCCCCAACCGCAGCCGGGTCGAGGCGGCGCTGAAAAAGGTCCCCTTCATCGTCGAGATCAACGCCTATGACGACAGCGAAACGAAACCCTTTGCCCACCTGCGGCTGCCGGCGGCCCCCTGGGGCGAAAAAGAGGGGACGCAGACCAACATGGACCGCAGCATCACCCGCCAGGAGCGCCTGACCCGCCGCAGCATCGATTGTAAACCCGACTGGGAGATCTTTTCGATGATCGGGCGGGCCATGGGCTTCGTGCGCGCCTTCGACTACCAGAACGCCGAGGCGATCTGGGACGAATACCGCCGCATGACGGCGCTCAGCCCGAAGGGGCACATGGACATCAGCGGCGTCGACGCCGCCAGCCTCAAAAACGGCGGCTACGTCTGGGGCGAAGGGCTCTTTGACGATAACGAGTTCCTCACCCCCGACGGTCGGGCGAACCTCATCTTCGTGCAGAACGAACGCCGCAGCGAAAGCAGCTCGCTGGAGTTCCCCTACCTGCTCACCACCGGGCGGACCCGCGACCAGTGGCACAGCGGCACGAAGACCGCCTTCGTCGACCGCCTGCTCAAGCACAAGCCGCTGAGCTACATCGAGATCAACAGCGAAGATGCGCAAAGCGCAGGGATTGCGGACGGCGACAAGGTCAAGGTGACGACGGCCAGGGGTGCGCTCGTCTTCGAGGCGAAGGTGACGGAGAACATTCGCGAAAAGACCCTCTTCGTCCCCGTCACCGACCGCCGGATCAACTACCTTACCAACGATCTCCTCGACCCCGAGTCAAAAGAGCCCGATTACAACCACAACGCGGCGAAGCTGGAGAAGTGGAGCGGCTGA
- a CDS encoding DMT family transporter yields MAGWIVLAMVLWGIGWPALKVVTDTDVPVETVTFLRFAIMAVSFLPILYWRRKPLRLNRRTLRFTIAAGALNVAFMYFAFWGVQTGSAGAGGVIITVASPILTALLALIVFRTRVSPTQLLGLGVGLFGGMLMLEVWHADLLHSGNVFFIGSALVWAVLTLLGQQSHTEMEPIHFNFWLAVFAVPITFVPALPAGLGTVYNQDWTFWTGLLFLAIMGQTVASTIFFVAAGKIGSAKAGSYMFLVPLTALVASFLLLGERPSFWLVAGGAVSTAAVYFINARKR; encoded by the coding sequence ATGGCGGGTTGGATCGTACTGGCGATGGTGTTGTGGGGCATCGGCTGGCCCGCGCTCAAGGTCGTGACCGATACTGACGTCCCGGTCGAGACTGTCACCTTTTTGCGCTTCGCCATCATGGCGGTTTCCTTCCTGCCCATCCTCTACTGGCGGCGCAAGCCGCTGCGCCTCAACCGCCGGACGCTGCGCTTCACTATCGCGGCGGGCGCACTCAACGTCGCATTTATGTACTTCGCCTTCTGGGGCGTGCAAACGGGCAGCGCCGGGGCGGGCGGGGTCATCATCACCGTGGCCAGTCCCATTCTCACGGCCCTGCTCGCCCTGATTGTCTTCCGCACCCGCGTCTCCCCGACGCAGCTGCTCGGGCTGGGAGTGGGACTGTTCGGCGGGATGCTGATGCTGGAGGTGTGGCATGCCGACCTGCTGCACAGCGGCAATGTCTTCTTTATCGGCAGCGCGCTCGTCTGGGCCGTGCTCACCCTGCTGGGGCAGCAGTCGCATACGGAGATGGAACCCATCCACTTCAACTTCTGGCTGGCCGTTTTCGCCGTGCCCATCACATTCGTTCCGGCGCTGCCCGCGGGGCTGGGTACGGTGTACAACCAGGACTGGACGTTCTGGACGGGACTGCTCTTCCTGGCCATCATGGGGCAGACGGTGGCGTCGACCATCTTCTTTGTCGCAGCGGGCAAGATCGGCTCGGCCAAGGCCGGAAGCTATATGTTCCTCGTGCCGCTGACCGCCCTGGTAGCGAGCTTTCTGCTGCTGGGAGAGCGCCCCTCCTTCTGGCTCGTGGCAGGGGGTGCCGTCAGTACCGCCGCCGTCTACTTCATCAACGCGCGCAAACGATAG
- a CDS encoding carboxymuconolactone decarboxylase family protein — MKSERYKIGREKLAEVGGDQGDKIIEALSAIAPEFADLLVEFPFGDIYSRPGLDLRSREIATVAALTAIGTAAPQLKAHVHGALNVGCTPQEIIEIMIQMAVYAGFPAALNGLATAKEVFDERDINVKD, encoded by the coding sequence TTGAAATCTGAGAGGTATAAAATCGGAAGGGAGAAACTGGCCGAGGTCGGCGGCGATCAGGGGGATAAGATCATAGAGGCCCTCAGCGCAATCGCTCCGGAGTTCGCCGACCTGCTTGTGGAGTTTCCCTTCGGGGACATCTACAGCCGTCCGGGGTTGGACCTGCGGTCCCGTGAAATCGCCACGGTGGCGGCCCTGACGGCGATAGGCACGGCAGCGCCCCAGTTAAAGGCCCACGTACACGGGGCGCTCAATGTCGGCTGCACACCGCAGGAGATCATCGAGATTATGATCCAGATGGCCGTCTATGCGGGGTTTCCCGCCGCGCTGAACGGGCTTGCGACCGCCAAAGAGGTTTTTGACGAGCGGGACATAAATGTAAAAGACTGA
- a CDS encoding YbgC/FadM family acyl-CoA thioesterase has product MRVTVYYEDTDATGLVFHPNYLKYCDRARAAHFFNTDTALQGADGHLIVHSLACRYLTPARLGDVLDVSSNITKIKRTSLKIEQTISRGKKPIFTVQLTMLYVRNMRPSLFPEEMLRLFHTIEKELI; this is encoded by the coding sequence ATGCGGGTAACCGTCTATTACGAAGATACGGATGCGACGGGTCTGGTATTTCACCCGAATTATCTGAAATACTGCGACCGGGCCCGCGCCGCGCATTTTTTCAATACGGATACCGCGCTTCAGGGCGCCGACGGGCATCTGATCGTGCACTCTCTGGCGTGCCGCTATCTGACCCCCGCACGATTGGGAGACGTACTCGATGTCAGCAGCAACATCACAAAAATAAAGCGAACATCTTTGAAGATCGAACAGACGATCTCCCGCGGGAAAAAACCGATCTTCACCGTGCAGCTGACAATGCTTTACGTGCGCAACATGCGTCCGAGCCTCTTCCCCGAAGAGATGCTCAGGCTATTTCATACGATTGAAAAGGAGTTAATATGA
- the fabF gene encoding beta-ketoacyl-ACP synthase II, whose protein sequence is MNPIVITGIGMINGVGNSAESAFEALLEGVCGIDYITHFDASGDAVQIASEVKDFDPGSVMDPKDIKKSDRFIHLGMHALKEALADAALEPQNGDAARMGVSAATGIGGLPMMQENIEKNAFGKKISPFFIPGSITNMLAGYASIYYGLKGPNLSSTTACTAGLHAINQAAKTIMAGGADVMVALGAEACICETGIRGFSAMKALSTHNDDPKTASRPFDKERDGFVMGEGAAALVLETLEHAQKRGAKIYARVAGFGESADAGHITAPATDGPVRAMRSALQMAGNPRVDYINAHGTSTPLGDANETKAFKAVFETVPPVSSIKGSIGHCLGATGIIEAAVSIMALERNIMPPTINLRTQDDACDLDYVANTAREKELQTVMSTNYGFGGTNGAIIFTKAL, encoded by the coding sequence ATGAACCCTATTGTCATTACGGGAATCGGCATGATCAACGGCGTCGGCAACAGTGCCGAGAGCGCTTTTGAAGCACTGCTCGAGGGCGTATGCGGCATCGACTATATCACCCATTTCGACGCCTCCGGCGATGCCGTACAAATCGCCAGCGAAGTGAAGGATTTCGATCCGGGCAGCGTCATGGACCCCAAAGACATCAAAAAGAGCGACCGCTTCATCCACCTGGGGATGCATGCGCTGAAAGAGGCCCTCGCCGACGCCGCGCTCGAACCGCAAAACGGGGATGCGGCCCGAATGGGCGTCAGCGCCGCCACCGGGATAGGCGGCCTGCCGATGATGCAGGAGAATATCGAAAAGAACGCCTTCGGCAAGAAGATCTCGCCCTTTTTCATCCCCGGATCCATCACGAATATGCTGGCGGGGTACGCCTCCATCTATTACGGGCTCAAGGGGCCGAACCTCTCCTCGACGACGGCCTGCACGGCGGGGCTTCACGCCATCAACCAGGCGGCGAAGACCATCATGGCCGGCGGAGCCGACGTCATGGTCGCCCTGGGCGCCGAAGCCTGCATCTGCGAGACGGGCATCCGCGGCTTCAGCGCCATGAAGGCACTCTCAACACACAACGACGACCCGAAAACGGCCTCCAGGCCCTTCGACAAGGAGCGCGACGGCTTCGTGATGGGTGAAGGGGCGGCGGCCCTTGTGCTCGAAACCCTGGAACATGCCCAAAAGCGGGGTGCGAAGATCTATGCACGGGTCGCGGGCTTCGGCGAAAGCGCGGACGCGGGCCACATCACAGCCCCCGCCACGGACGGCCCCGTCCGGGCCATGCGCTCTGCGCTGCAGATGGCCGGCAACCCACGAGTGGACTACATCAACGCGCATGGGACCAGTACCCCGCTTGGAGACGCTAACGAGACAAAAGCGTTCAAAGCGGTCTTTGAGACCGTACCTCCGGTCAGTTCCATCAAGGGGAGTATCGGCCACTGTCTCGGGGCCACCGGCATCATCGAAGCCGCCGTCTCCATTATGGCCCTTGAGCGCAACATCATGCCCCCGACCATCAACCTCCGCACCCAAGACGACGCCTGCGACCTGGACTACGTCGCGAACACCGCGCGTGAAAAGGAGCTTCAAACCGTCATGAGCACCAATTACGGTTTCGGCGGCACGAACGGGGCCATCATCTTCACCAAAGCGCTCTAG